The stretch of DNA GGCATTCTCATCAGTAGCTTCACTTAACAGTCCATTCTGCCATGCAGCCACTGCATCCTGAACTGTTCCTGAAGCACCTACAAATACATCGATTCCATATTGTTCGAACATATTTACTGCTTTTTTTCCTAGTCCGGAACAGAGCATAATATGGGTGCCTGTTGGTGCTATGTACTCAGGGGGCACCCCGATACCTCCCATATGTTCGCTTTTATTCGGAATCACTTCAACTGCATTTGTTTCAATATCAACTACTGTATAACTGGGTGCCCTGCCAAAATGCTGGGCTACCATATCATTTAAACCGCCTTTTTCCATTGTTGGTATGCATACTTTCATTATTC from Methanosarcinales archaeon encodes:
- a CDS encoding NifB/NifX family molybdenum-iron cluster-binding protein; this translates as MKVCIPTMEKGGLNDMVAQHFGRAPSYTVVDIETNAVEVIPNKSEHMGGIGVPPEYIAPTGTHIMLCSGLGKKAVNMFEQYGIDVFVGASGTVQDAVAAWQNGLLSEATDENACREHRH